In Ensifer canadensis, a genomic segment contains:
- the mutL gene encoding DNA mismatch repair endonuclease MutL, with amino-acid sequence MAIKQLSETLINQIAAGEVIERPASAAKELIENALDAGATRIEIATAGGGKTLLRVTDNGAGMQPADLELAVRRHCTSKLDDNLFDIRTLGFRGEALPSIGSVSRLSITTRTAGASEGAVISIAGGRTDPVRPSPANTGTVVEVRDLFFATPARLKFMKSEKAEASAISDVVRRMAIAFPKVRFVLSGSDRTTLEFPATGDDRLARMAQVLGKDFRDNAIEIDAEREDIQLTGFAGVPTYNRGNSLQQYVFVNGRPVQDKQLLSAIRAAYSETIPHGRYPVAVLSIALDPALVDVNVHPAKSDVRFRDPGLIRGLIIGAIREALAREGDRASTTGASGMMQAFRAEQFRPRQPWSAETSPYRPTHFETIVRGLSETPQASFSAFSAPSARTASPLAEPDRTVADALAPQSFPLGAVRAQLHENYIVAQTQDGLVIVDQHAAHERLVFETMRTALHSKPVAAQALLIPEIVDLSEDDCDRLMTHAEELGRLGLGIERFGPGAIAVRETPAMLGEMDAAGLVRQLADEIAEWDTANGLASRLEYLAATMACHGSVRSGRRMRTEEMNALLRQMEATPGSGQCNHGRPTYIELKLSDIERLFGRS; translated from the coding sequence ATGGCCATCAAGCAGCTCTCCGAGACCCTCATCAATCAGATCGCCGCCGGCGAAGTCATCGAACGCCCGGCCAGTGCCGCCAAGGAACTGATCGAAAACGCGCTCGATGCCGGTGCGACCCGGATCGAAATCGCCACCGCCGGTGGCGGCAAGACGTTGCTGCGCGTCACCGACAACGGCGCGGGCATGCAGCCGGCCGATCTGGAGCTGGCGGTCAGGCGGCACTGCACGTCGAAGCTCGACGACAACCTGTTCGATATCCGCACACTCGGCTTTCGCGGCGAGGCTCTGCCGTCGATCGGATCGGTCTCCCGGCTTTCGATCACCACTCGAACGGCAGGCGCTAGCGAGGGTGCCGTCATTTCCATTGCCGGCGGCAGGACGGACCCCGTCCGCCCGTCGCCCGCCAATACCGGCACGGTCGTCGAAGTCCGCGACCTGTTCTTTGCGACCCCCGCCCGGCTCAAATTCATGAAGTCGGAAAAGGCCGAGGCCTCGGCGATCTCGGATGTGGTGCGTCGCATGGCGATCGCCTTTCCGAAGGTGCGTTTCGTGCTGTCGGGATCTGACCGGACGACGCTGGAGTTTCCGGCGACGGGCGACGACCGGCTCGCCCGCATGGCGCAGGTGCTCGGCAAGGATTTCCGCGACAACGCCATCGAGATCGATGCCGAGCGCGAGGACATTCAGCTGACCGGCTTTGCCGGGGTGCCGACCTACAACCGCGGCAACTCGCTGCAGCAATATGTTTTCGTCAACGGCCGTCCGGTTCAGGACAAGCAACTGCTTTCCGCCATTCGGGCAGCCTATTCCGAAACGATCCCGCATGGCCGCTATCCCGTGGCGGTGCTGTCGATCGCGCTCGACCCGGCACTCGTCGACGTCAACGTGCATCCGGCGAAATCGGATGTTCGCTTCCGCGATCCGGGCCTCATCCGCGGGTTGATCATCGGTGCCATCCGCGAGGCCCTGGCCCGCGAGGGTGACCGGGCATCGACGACCGGAGCGAGCGGAATGATGCAGGCGTTCCGCGCCGAGCAGTTCCGGCCGCGTCAGCCCTGGAGCGCGGAAACCTCGCCCTACCGGCCGACGCATTTCGAGACCATCGTGCGCGGCCTGTCCGAGACGCCGCAGGCAAGCTTTTCTGCCTTCTCCGCACCCTCGGCCCGCACGGCGTCGCCTTTGGCAGAGCCTGACCGGACCGTTGCGGACGCGCTGGCGCCGCAATCGTTTCCACTCGGCGCCGTGCGCGCCCAGCTTCACGAAAACTATATCGTCGCGCAGACGCAGGACGGCCTTGTCATCGTCGACCAGCACGCCGCCCACGAACGTCTCGTCTTCGAAACCATGCGAACGGCGCTGCATTCGAAGCCTGTCGCCGCCCAGGCGCTGCTGATCCCGGAAATCGTCGATCTTTCCGAAGACGATTGCGACCGGCTGATGACGCATGCGGAAGAACTGGGTCGCCTCGGCCTCGGCATCGAGCGCTTCGGACCTGGCGCCATCGCAGTGCGGGAAACGCCGGCCATGCTGGGCGAGATGGATGCCGCCGGCCTCGTGCGCCAGCTCGCCGACGAGATTGCCGAATGGGACACGGCCAACGGGCTCGCCAGCCGGCTTGAATATCTCGCCGCGACCATGGCCTGCCATGGATCCGTCCGCTCCGGCCGCCGCATGCGGACTGAGGAAATGAACGCACTGTTGCGCCAGATGGAAGCAACGCCGGGCTCTGGCCAATGCAATCACGGCCGGCCGACCTATATCGAGCTGAAGCTCTCCGACATCGAGCGACTGTTCGGCAGGAGCTGA
- a CDS encoding DUF2093 domain-containing protein, with translation MMNRFEGSASREAKVRYLDGDFQIVLAGSHVICAMTGKTIPVDELRYWSVARQQPYVDAEASLEAEKRAGALPNQRR, from the coding sequence ATGATGAACCGGTTTGAAGGAAGCGCCTCGCGCGAAGCGAAGGTCCGTTATCTCGACGGCGACTTTCAGATCGTCCTTGCTGGCTCGCATGTCATCTGCGCGATGACGGGCAAGACCATTCCCGTGGACGAACTGCGCTACTGGAGCGTTGCCCGTCAGCAGCCCTATGTCGACGCGGAAGCCTCGCTCGAAGCGGAAAAGCGCGCAGGCGCCCTGCCGAACCAGCGCCGCTAA